A region from the uncultured Bacteroides sp. genome encodes:
- a CDS encoding DUF4293 domain-containing protein encodes MIQRIQTVFLLLVTGLLVASMCLPVGYFVADAVSYTFKPMGLEVNGVFHSTWGIFCILLLSSIISFATIFLFKNRILQIRMTVFCCVLLVGYYLSFLAFMFMLKSDLGTSFRISWALCFPLIAIILNYLAIRAIGRDEVMVKAADRLR; translated from the coding sequence ATGATTCAACGAATTCAGACTGTTTTTTTGTTGCTGGTAACTGGTTTACTTGTGGCTAGTATGTGTTTGCCTGTAGGCTACTTTGTTGCTGATGCGGTATCTTATACATTCAAACCAATGGGGCTTGAAGTGAATGGCGTTTTTCACTCCACTTGGGGCATTTTTTGTATCTTGTTACTAAGTTCAATCATATCATTTGCTACCATTTTCTTGTTTAAAAATAGAATATTGCAAATAAGGATGACCGTGTTTTGCTGTGTCTTATTGGTGGGGTATTATTTGTCCTTTCTGGCATTCATGTTTATGTTGAAGAGTGATTTAGGGACTTCTTTCCGTATATCATGGGCTTTGTGTTTTCCTTTAATCGCTATTATACTAAATTACCTTGCCATTCGCGCTATTGGTCGTGATGAGGTTATGGTAAAAGCAGCCGACCGGTTGAGATAA
- the ybaK gene encoding Cys-tRNA(Pro) deacylase, whose protein sequence is MKINKTNAARLLDKEKISYELIPYEVNENDLSAIHVAANLGENIDQVFKTLVLQGDKNGYFVCVIPGDKEVNLKMAAKASGNKNCDMIPMKELLPATGYIRGACSPVGMKKHFPTYIHQSCLNYPYIYVSAGQRGLQIKIDPNELIKVVKAEVCPLFEV, encoded by the coding sequence ATGAAGATAAATAAAACCAATGCTGCCAGATTATTGGACAAAGAAAAGATTTCGTATGAACTGATTCCGTATGAAGTGAATGAAAATGATTTAAGTGCTATTCATGTAGCAGCCAATCTGGGAGAGAATATTGATCAGGTATTTAAAACATTAGTGCTACAGGGGGATAAAAACGGTTATTTTGTTTGTGTCATTCCGGGAGATAAAGAAGTAAATCTAAAAATGGCAGCGAAAGCATCAGGCAATAAAAACTGTGATATGATTCCGATGAAAGAGTTATTACCTGCTACGGGTTATATCCGCGGGGCATGTTCGCCAGTAGGTATGAAAAAACATTTTCCTACCTATATTCATCAAAGTTGTTTGAACTACCCGTATATTTATGTTAGTGCAGGCCAACGGGGCTTACAAATCAAAATTGATCCGAATGAATTAATAAAGGTGGTGAAGGCGGAAGTTTGTCCTCTTTTTGAAGTATAA
- a CDS encoding LysM peptidoglycan-binding domain-containing protein, which translates to MRLIGKITILLFVLNFCYSVVSAQENSSYFLHTIEKGQNLYSISSMYGVSKADIINLNPGCEDKIYAGETLKIPQNKSTQKGEVFHTIKSGETLYRLTLMYKVSADAICSANPGLSAQNFQTGTVIRIPTGEESETASEKEHPFPTEPTIQPAVKSNCRDMHKIKRRETIFSISHSYNITEQELIAANPELKENKLEKGKYLCIPYAKPVGMEQQDKEATPPSNNELFSANKNKTRKLGTIKAAVILPFMLNGDKKNESARMVEYYEGFLMAIDSLKRTGFSIDLYTYDSGDENTSINPILQKKEMKDMDIIFGPLYQEHIDPLASFAKKNNIRLVIPFTSKDSEVFQNPSVYQINTPQSYLYSEVYEHFIRQFPNANIIIMETTGIEKDKVEFIKGLRQALKDKAIPVHTLKADATQDALKNALRPDKENIFIPTSGSSITLIRLIPQLKQVAMDMPEAKIHLFGYPEWQTYTKDFLASFFELDTYFYSSFYTNNLLPAAIRFTYAYRRWYTKEMANTYPKYGMLGFDTGFFFLKGLSEYGSGLERNLSKINLVPIQTGFKFQRVNNWGGFVNKKVFFVHFSKDFALTKLDFE; encoded by the coding sequence ATGAGACTAATAGGTAAGATAACCATTTTATTGTTTGTTTTAAACTTCTGTTATTCAGTAGTTTCGGCACAAGAAAACAGTTCTTATTTCCTTCACACCATTGAAAAAGGACAAAATCTATATTCTATTTCAAGCATGTACGGTGTCAGCAAAGCCGATATTATCAATCTAAATCCGGGTTGCGAAGATAAAATTTATGCAGGAGAAACGCTTAAGATACCACAAAACAAATCGACTCAAAAAGGAGAAGTCTTTCACACAATCAAGAGTGGCGAAACATTATATAGGCTCACACTTATGTATAAAGTTTCCGCGGATGCTATATGCAGTGCAAATCCCGGACTTAGTGCTCAAAACTTTCAAACAGGAACCGTTATTCGCATACCAACGGGAGAAGAATCAGAAACAGCATCCGAAAAGGAGCATCCATTTCCCACGGAACCAACCATTCAACCTGCCGTAAAGTCAAACTGCAGAGACATGCATAAGATAAAACGAAGAGAAACTATTTTCAGCATCAGCCATAGTTACAATATTACCGAGCAAGAGTTAATAGCTGCTAATCCTGAATTAAAAGAGAATAAATTAGAAAAAGGAAAATATTTATGTATTCCTTATGCCAAACCAGTCGGTATGGAGCAACAGGACAAAGAGGCTACGCCACCGAGTAACAATGAGCTGTTTAGTGCCAATAAAAACAAAACGCGTAAGCTAGGAACTATAAAAGCAGCTGTAATTCTGCCATTTATGCTTAATGGCGACAAAAAAAACGAGTCGGCCCGGATGGTAGAATATTATGAAGGTTTTCTAATGGCAATAGATAGTTTGAAGCGTACGGGCTTTTCCATTGATCTGTACACGTATGATTCCGGCGACGAAAACACCTCAATAAACCCCATTCTGCAAAAAAAAGAAATGAAAGATATGGATATCATATTTGGTCCTCTTTATCAGGAACACATCGATCCATTGGCATCATTTGCTAAGAAAAATAACATTCGTCTGGTCATTCCATTTACCTCAAAAGACAGCGAAGTATTCCAAAATCCATCTGTATATCAAATAAATACTCCACAGTCTTATCTATACTCAGAGGTTTATGAACACTTTATTCGTCAATTTCCGAACGCCAACATTATTATTATGGAAACAACGGGCATAGAAAAAGATAAAGTCGAATTTATAAAAGGACTAAGGCAGGCACTTAAGGACAAAGCAATTCCTGTACATACGCTAAAAGCTGATGCAACACAAGATGCATTAAAGAATGCTCTCCGCCCCGATAAAGAAAATATATTCATACCCACTTCCGGCAGTAGCATTACTCTCATCAGATTGATACCGCAATTAAAACAGGTGGCGATGGACATGCCTGAAGCAAAAATTCACTTGTTCGGATATCCGGAATGGCAAACCTACACTAAAGATTTTCTAGCTAGCTTTTTTGAACTCGATACTTATTTTTATTCTTCGTTCTACACCAATAATCTATTACCCGCTGCTATCAGGTTTACCTATGCATATCGCAGGTGGTACACAAAAGAGATGGCCAATACTTACCCAAAATATGGTATGTTGGGCTTTGACACAGGGTTTTTCTTTCTCAAAGGGCTGTCAGAATATGGCTCCGGGTTAGAACGAAATCTCTCAAAAATAAACTTAGTTCCCATACAAACGGGCTTTAAATTTCAACGAGTAAATAACTGGGGAGGCTTTGTTAATAAGAAAGTATTCTTTGTTCATTTCTCAAAAGATTTTGCATTAACAAAACTGGATTTTGAATAG
- a CDS encoding TonB-dependent receptor: MRAFTVLALLLFCVYSEASVVPSDSTTRYPVMLKEVVVTSSKEKKNLREIPASVSVMSALDLQNKNIMDAKDISAYIPNFYLPDFGSKLTSPVYIRGIGSRQDTPSIGLYVDGVPFFSKSLFDFDMNEVNKIEILRGPQGTLYGRNTMGGIINVYTKNPLDYQGLNYKQTVGNYGQTQFSGSYYGKASQTMGYSVSTNYKHNDGFFVNDYTGSKADNMNMVSSKAKLQWRASSRLEANLSVNYEYTDQGGYPYGLIDAETGKVDDVDYNNYSSYRQGVLTSGLTLNYSFEHFLLQSVTAYQNLDDRQAIDQDFTEAPLYFVTQTQQQHLLSQEVEMRSSGNKHYNWLNGVFGFYQKNDRTVKVASVEKGYKEPDYGIAVYHQSTLKDLLIHHLSLTAGLRFDFERARQDYTSWTVSDSQKEETQRLNDGKSFTQITPKVSLQYQFTPRNMVYVTTTKGYKTGGFNTTFSSEEERTFSPEYSWNYEIGSHFSILDGRIYGDMDLFYIDWDHQQISHPLATGKGTMLTNAGKSYSKGVELTLNGRVNSALNLQLSYGYTKAKFKTYLYGDKDYSGNYIPYVPNQTLMVGGDYMLRLHSVYVDRLLFSAQYVGTGKHYWNDDNSVRQGFYGVLNGKVSATKKNLTVDLWIKNATSRDYMAYYLNSLGNNFAQKGKPLTFGTTISIAL; the protein is encoded by the coding sequence ATGAGAGCTTTTACCGTATTGGCATTATTGTTGTTTTGTGTTTATTCAGAAGCGTCTGTTGTACCGTCGGATTCCACTACCCGCTATCCGGTTATGCTTAAAGAAGTTGTGGTTACTTCTTCTAAAGAAAAAAAGAATCTTAGAGAAATTCCGGCCTCCGTTTCGGTTATGTCTGCTCTTGATCTTCAAAACAAGAACATAATGGATGCGAAGGATATCAGTGCTTATATTCCTAATTTTTATTTGCCTGATTTTGGTTCTAAACTAACCTCACCGGTTTATATACGCGGAATCGGTTCACGACAGGATACTCCTTCTATCGGGCTGTATGTAGACGGTGTACCTTTTTTCTCGAAATCTCTTTTTGATTTTGATATGAATGAGGTGAATAAGATCGAAATACTTCGGGGGCCGCAAGGAACACTTTACGGGCGTAATACCATGGGAGGAATAATCAATGTATATACTAAAAATCCACTTGACTATCAGGGGCTTAATTATAAACAGACAGTAGGGAACTATGGACAAACTCAGTTCTCGGGTAGCTACTACGGCAAAGCCAGTCAAACAATGGGTTATTCCGTTTCAACGAACTATAAACATAACGATGGCTTTTTTGTAAACGACTATACCGGTAGTAAAGCGGATAATATGAATATGGTTTCCAGCAAAGCTAAACTACAATGGAGGGCCTCTTCAAGGCTGGAAGCGAACTTATCTGTGAATTATGAATACACCGACCAGGGCGGATATCCGTATGGCTTGATCGATGCCGAAACAGGGAAAGTGGATGATGTGGATTACAATAATTATAGTTCATATCGTCAGGGTGTGCTAACCAGTGGTTTAACGTTAAACTATTCGTTTGAGCACTTCCTGCTTCAATCGGTTACTGCTTACCAAAACCTGGACGACAGGCAGGCTATTGACCAGGATTTCACCGAAGCTCCTCTTTATTTTGTTACTCAAACCCAGCAGCAGCATCTTCTTTCTCAGGAAGTTGAGATGCGTTCGTCGGGGAATAAACATTATAATTGGCTGAATGGGGTATTTGGCTTTTATCAGAAGAATGACAGGACGGTAAAAGTGGCTTCGGTAGAAAAAGGGTATAAAGAACCTGACTATGGTATTGCTGTATACCATCAATCAACTTTAAAAGATTTGTTGATTCATCATTTGTCTTTAACGGCAGGACTTCGTTTCGACTTTGAAAGAGCCCGACAAGACTATACTTCGTGGACTGTGAGTGATAGCCAAAAAGAAGAAACACAACGATTGAATGATGGCAAGAGTTTTACTCAAATAACACCTAAGGTTTCTCTGCAATATCAGTTTACCCCTCGAAATATGGTCTATGTAACAACGACAAAGGGTTACAAAACAGGAGGTTTCAATACAACTTTCAGCTCGGAAGAGGAGCGTACTTTTTCTCCGGAATACAGTTGGAATTATGAAATAGGAAGTCATTTTTCTATTTTAGATGGCAGAATATACGGTGATATGGATTTGTTTTATATCGACTGGGATCATCAACAAATCTCTCATCCATTGGCAACAGGAAAAGGAACAATGCTGACTAATGCAGGGAAATCGTATAGTAAAGGAGTTGAATTGACGCTCAACGGAAGGGTAAACAGTGCACTGAACCTTCAACTAAGTTATGGATATACGAAGGCAAAATTTAAAACGTATCTTTATGGTGATAAAGATTACTCGGGAAATTATATTCCCTATGTGCCTAATCAAACTTTAATGGTGGGAGGAGATTATATGCTCAGGCTGCACTCTGTATATGTTGATCGTTTATTGTTTTCGGCCCAGTACGTAGGTACCGGGAAACATTACTGGAATGATGATAATTCAGTAAGACAGGGATTCTACGGGGTGCTTAACGGTAAGGTTTCGGCAACGAAAAAGAACCTGACTGTCGATTTATGGATAAAAAATGCTACTTCAAGAGATTATATGGCATACTACCTCAACTCATTGGGTAATAATTTTGCGCAGAAAGGTAAACCGCTTACCTTTGGCACTACAATATCAATTGCATTATAA
- a CDS encoding peptide MFS transporter — protein sequence MFDKHPKGLLSAALANLGERFGFYTMMAILVLFLQAKFGLSGNDAGLIYSVFYFSIYILAFVGGVIADKTRNYKGTILAGLIVMAFGYLMLAIPTPTPVSDKAFFLTVTCIGLFVIAFGNGLFKGNLQALVGQMYDNDKYSGLRDSGFSLFYMFINVGAIFAPFAAVGVRSWWLSLHGYVYNADLPALCHGQLGGTLSPEASTLFANLAAKVSASPVSNLSAFAADYLNVFTTGFHYAFGVAILAMLLSLVIYLVNKKRFPDPANKELRKASESVTEMDVKEVKRRMYALFAVFGVVIFFWFSFHQNGLTLTYFAKEYTNLSLFGMNITAELFQTLNPFFVVFLTPVIMALFAAQRARGKEPSTPRKIAIGMGIAALAFVVMAVGSYFSHLPLHKEVLTLGTSPVKVTPFLLMFTYLMLTVAELYISPLGISFVSKVAPPKYQGIMQGGWLGATAIGNQLLFIGAVLYDSIPIWLTWTVFVAACSFSMIIMFSMLKWLEKVAK from the coding sequence ATGTTTGACAAACACCCTAAAGGATTATTATCTGCTGCCCTGGCTAATCTGGGCGAGCGATTTGGTTTTTATACCATGATGGCGATTTTGGTTCTTTTTCTTCAGGCTAAATTTGGTTTGAGTGGTAATGATGCCGGGCTAATTTATTCCGTTTTTTATTTCTCCATTTACATACTTGCCTTTGTTGGCGGTGTGATAGCCGATAAAACACGTAATTACAAGGGAACAATCTTGGCAGGGCTCATTGTGATGGCATTCGGGTATCTGATGTTGGCCATTCCTACTCCGACTCCTGTTTCGGATAAAGCATTTTTCCTTACTGTCACTTGTATAGGTTTGTTTGTTATTGCTTTTGGAAATGGTCTTTTTAAGGGTAATCTGCAGGCGCTTGTAGGGCAAATGTATGATAATGATAAATATTCCGGTTTAAGAGATTCCGGTTTCTCGCTTTTTTATATGTTCATTAATGTAGGAGCCATTTTTGCTCCTTTTGCAGCAGTAGGCGTTCGTAGCTGGTGGCTTTCACTCCATGGATATGTTTATAATGCCGATCTGCCCGCTTTGTGCCATGGTCAGTTAGGCGGAACATTATCCCCTGAAGCATCTACATTATTTGCGAATCTGGCAGCTAAAGTATCAGCTTCTCCTGTTTCCAATCTTTCTGCTTTTGCTGCCGATTATTTGAATGTATTTACCACCGGCTTTCATTATGCATTTGGGGTCGCTATTTTAGCCATGTTACTTTCACTGGTCATTTATCTGGTTAATAAAAAGAGATTCCCGGACCCTGCTAATAAAGAATTAAGGAAGGCATCGGAGAGCGTTACTGAAATGGATGTAAAAGAGGTTAAGCGACGTATGTATGCTCTTTTTGCTGTTTTTGGAGTGGTTATATTTTTCTGGTTTTCATTTCATCAGAATGGTTTAACGTTGACTTATTTTGCTAAAGAATATACCAATCTTTCTCTTTTTGGCATGAATATTACGGCCGAACTATTTCAGACTCTGAATCCGTTCTTTGTTGTATTTCTTACTCCTGTTATTATGGCGCTCTTTGCAGCGCAGCGTGCTCGCGGCAAAGAGCCGTCGACACCCCGGAAAATTGCTATCGGAATGGGAATTGCGGCTTTGGCATTTGTCGTGATGGCTGTAGGTTCCTATTTTAGTCACCTGCCTTTGCATAAGGAGGTTCTTACTCTGGGTACTTCTCCGGTAAAAGTTACTCCGTTTTTATTGATGTTTACTTACTTAATGCTAACGGTAGCCGAGTTATATATTTCACCTTTGGGCATCTCTTTCGTTTCGAAAGTGGCACCTCCTAAGTATCAGGGGATTATGCAAGGAGGTTGGCTGGGCGCAACAGCTATTGGAAATCAATTGTTGTTTATAGGTGCGGTTCTTTATGATTCTATTCCTATTTGGCTTACGTGGACTGTATTTGTTGCAGCTTGTAGTTTCTCCATGATTATCATGTTCTCCATGCTAAAGTGGCTTGAAAAAGTAGCAAAATAG
- the uvrA gene encoding excinuclease ABC subunit UvrA — protein sequence MQETEYINVYGARVHNLKDIDAEIPRNSLTVITGLSGSGKSSLAFDTIFAEGQRRYIETFSSYARNFLGNLERPDVDKITGLSPVISIEQKTTNKNPRSTVGTTTEIYDYLRLLFARAGEAYSYLSGEKMVKYTEEQIIDLILKDYRGKKIYMLAPLVRTRKGHYKELFEQVRKKGYLHVRVDGEVREIMHGMKLDRYKNHDIEVVIDKMIVGEKDDKRLKQSVATAMRQGDGLLMILDMQTESIRHYSKQLMCPTTGLSYKEPAPHNFSFNSPQGACPKCKGLGVINQIDVDKIIPDKTVSIHDGAIVPLGKYKNSMIFWQIAALLEKYDSTLKTAISELPEDAIDEILYGSDDRIKIKSSLIGTSSDYFVTYEGVVKYVRMLQEKDASATAQKWAEQFARTTVCPECNGAKLNKEALHFRIHDKNIHDLSAMDISELYEWLLHVEDYLSEQQKKIAVEILKEIRTRLKFLLNVGLDYLSLNRASASLSGGESQRIRLATQIGSQLVNVLYILDEPSIGLHQRDNLRLINSLKELRDMGNSVIVVEHDKDMMLAADYIIDMGPKAGRLGGDVVFSGTPQEMLQTETLTSKYLNGQAKIEIPAKRRPGNKKSLWLRGAKGNNLKSVDVEFPLGKLICVTGVSGSGKSTLINETLQPILSQKFYRSLQDPLEYESIDGLENIDKVVNVDQSPLGRTPRSNPATYTGVFSDIRNLFVVLPEAKIRGYKPGRFSFNVSGGRCEACSGNGYKTIEMNFLPDVYVPCEVCHGKRYNRETLEVRFKGKSIADVLDMTINQAVEFFENVPQILNKIKVIQEVGLGYIKLGQSSTTLSGGESQRVKLATELSKRDTGKTLYILDEPTTGLHFEDIRVLMGVLNKLVDKGNTVIVIEHNLDVIKMADHIIDIGPDGGKGGGELLSVGTPEKVAESKKGYTPLFLREELGL from the coding sequence ATGCAGGAAACAGAATATATAAACGTATACGGTGCGCGTGTACATAATTTAAAAGACATTGATGCGGAAATACCCCGCAATAGTTTGACCGTAATAACAGGATTGAGCGGAAGTGGAAAATCGTCTTTGGCTTTTGATACGATATTTGCTGAGGGACAACGCCGCTACATAGAAACATTTTCTTCTTATGCCCGTAACTTCCTAGGAAATCTGGAACGTCCGGATGTAGATAAGATAACCGGATTGAGCCCTGTTATTTCTATCGAGCAGAAAACGACAAATAAGAATCCTCGTTCAACAGTTGGTACTACAACGGAAATTTATGACTACTTACGTCTGCTTTTTGCCCGTGCAGGTGAAGCTTATTCTTACCTGTCCGGTGAAAAGATGGTGAAGTACACGGAAGAGCAGATTATCGATTTGATTCTGAAAGATTATAGAGGGAAGAAAATTTATATGCTGGCTCCTTTAGTGCGCACCAGAAAAGGACATTACAAGGAATTATTTGAACAAGTAAGGAAGAAAGGATATCTGCATGTGCGGGTGGATGGTGAAGTGCGTGAAATAATGCACGGTATGAAGCTGGACAGATATAAGAATCACGACATTGAAGTCGTGATAGACAAAATGATTGTGGGCGAGAAAGATGATAAACGGTTGAAACAAAGTGTTGCTACGGCCATGCGCCAGGGAGACGGTTTGCTGATGATTCTCGATATGCAGACGGAAAGTATCCGTCATTACAGCAAACAACTGATGTGCCCTACTACCGGGTTATCATACAAAGAACCTGCTCCACATAACTTTTCTTTTAATTCGCCGCAAGGTGCGTGTCCTAAATGTAAAGGACTGGGTGTTATCAACCAGATAGATGTAGATAAAATAATACCTGATAAGACGGTTTCTATTCATGACGGTGCAATTGTACCGTTAGGGAAGTACAAGAATTCAATGATATTCTGGCAAATAGCAGCTTTACTCGAGAAATATGATTCGACGCTGAAGACAGCTATTTCGGAACTTCCGGAAGATGCTATTGATGAAATCTTATATGGATCGGATGATCGAATTAAAATTAAAAGTTCATTGATAGGGACTTCCTCCGATTACTTTGTGACTTACGAAGGGGTAGTTAAATATGTTCGGATGTTACAAGAAAAAGATGCTTCGGCTACAGCACAGAAGTGGGCGGAACAGTTTGCCCGAACCACCGTTTGCCCGGAATGTAATGGCGCTAAACTGAATAAAGAGGCCTTACATTTTCGTATTCATGATAAGAATATCCATGATCTTTCGGCAATGGATATATCTGAGCTCTACGAATGGTTGCTACATGTAGAGGATTATTTGTCGGAGCAACAAAAGAAAATAGCAGTCGAAATATTAAAGGAAATACGTACTCGTTTAAAGTTCCTCTTAAATGTGGGGCTGGATTATCTTTCACTCAATCGTGCTTCGGCCAGTCTGTCGGGAGGAGAGAGCCAGCGTATCCGACTGGCTACGCAAATTGGTTCGCAGCTGGTGAATGTGCTTTATATTCTGGATGAACCGAGTATCGGGCTTCATCAGCGAGATAATCTTCGTTTGATTAATTCACTGAAAGAGTTACGTGATATGGGTAATTCTGTGATTGTGGTGGAGCATGATAAAGACATGATGCTTGCTGCCGATTATATAATTGACATGGGCCCTAAAGCCGGACGCTTAGGTGGGGATGTTGTCTTTTCAGGAACTCCGCAAGAAATGTTGCAGACGGAAACGCTTACTTCAAAATATCTTAACGGACAGGCAAAGATAGAGATACCTGCTAAACGTAGGCCAGGCAATAAGAAATCATTGTGGCTGAGAGGAGCCAAAGGTAATAATCTGAAGAGCGTGGATGTGGAATTCCCATTGGGGAAATTAATTTGTGTTACGGGTGTGTCCGGTAGTGGTAAATCGACTCTGATTAATGAAACGTTGCAGCCGATTCTGTCACAGAAGTTTTATCGCTCATTACAAGATCCTTTGGAGTACGAATCGATAGATGGATTAGAAAATATAGATAAGGTCGTTAATGTGGATCAGTCTCCTTTGGGCCGTACGCCACGATCCAATCCGGCTACCTATACAGGTGTGTTTTCTGATATACGAAATTTGTTTGTTGTTCTTCCGGAAGCTAAGATACGCGGATATAAGCCGGGACGTTTTTCTTTTAATGTTTCCGGTGGTCGTTGTGAAGCCTGTTCGGGCAACGGCTATAAAACGATTGAAATGAATTTTCTGCCGGATGTGTATGTTCCCTGTGAGGTATGCCATGGCAAACGCTATAACCGCGAAACGCTTGAAGTTCGCTTCAAAGGGAAATCAATAGCCGATGTGTTGGATATGACTATTAACCAAGCAGTGGAATTCTTTGAAAACGTGCCGCAAATATTGAATAAGATTAAAGTTATTCAGGAAGTGGGATTGGGATATATCAAGTTGGGGCAATCGTCTACAACACTTTCAGGAGGCGAAAGCCAGCGTGTAAAACTCGCAACGGAGCTTTCGAAGCGTGATACGGGTAAAACTCTATATATACTCGACGAACCGACTACCGGACTTCATTTTGAAGATATTCGTGTATTGATGGGTGTTCTGAATAAACTGGTGGATAAAGGTAATACGGTCATTGTTATTGAGCATAATCTGGATGTTATTAAAATGGCCGACCATATTATTGATATTGGTCCCGACGGAGGAAAGGGAGGCGGAGAGTTGCTAAGTGTAGGTACGCCGGAAAAAGTAGCTGAAAGTAAGAAGGGGTATACTCCACTTTTTTTGCGTGAAGAACTCGGGCTATAA
- a CDS encoding porin family protein — protein MLKRNFNIWSVALLMAISLPVAAQVGEQRSNFSIGVNGGVNYNSVSFTPKIKQNSLTGLNGGITARYISEKYFSMICGVQVELNYSQKGWSELIEDNTDTYSRNMNYLEIPFLAHLAFGKDRGGQFFLNLGPQIAFLLNEKENMSASWDPANRTNEQYGKMAESKFDYGIVGGAGLEIKTKAGNFLIEGRYYFGLSDFYNSTKSDYFSRSAHSTLTAKVTYLFDITK, from the coding sequence ATGTTGAAAAGAAATTTTAATATATGGAGCGTAGCCTTACTTATGGCAATCAGTCTCCCTGTTGCAGCACAAGTGGGCGAGCAACGCAGCAATTTTTCTATTGGAGTTAACGGAGGGGTAAATTATAACAGCGTTTCATTCACTCCCAAAATAAAACAGAATAGCTTAACGGGGCTCAACGGTGGAATAACCGCCCGTTACATCTCAGAAAAATATTTCTCTATGATTTGTGGCGTTCAAGTAGAGCTGAACTATTCTCAAAAAGGCTGGAGCGAGCTGATAGAAGATAATACTGATACGTATAGCCGCAACATGAATTATTTGGAAATCCCATTTCTGGCACACTTGGCCTTTGGAAAAGACCGAGGTGGACAGTTCTTTCTCAACCTGGGCCCGCAAATAGCATTTCTTCTTAATGAGAAAGAAAACATGAGTGCTTCCTGGGATCCGGCAAACCGCACCAATGAGCAATATGGAAAAATGGCCGAAAGCAAGTTTGACTACGGAATTGTCGGTGGTGCCGGACTTGAAATAAAGACAAAAGCAGGTAACTTCTTGATAGAAGGTCGATATTATTTCGGTTTATCCGATTTCTATAATAGCACAAAAAGTGATTACTTTTCCCGTTCGGCTCACTCTACTCTAACAGCAAAAGTTACTTATCTGTTTGATATAACCAAGTAG
- a CDS encoding DNA-directed RNA polymerase subunit omega translates to MDYKKSNAPASTITRDMMELCADTGNIYETVAIIGKRSNQISVEIKSDLSKKLQEFASYSDNLEEVFENREQIEISRYYEKLPKPNLIAAQEYLEGKIYYRNPSKEKEKLQ, encoded by the coding sequence ATGGATTACAAAAAATCAAATGCTCCAGCGAGCACTATTACACGTGACATGATGGAATTGTGCGCTGATACTGGTAATATATATGAAACAGTTGCTATTATAGGTAAACGTTCGAACCAGATTAGTGTTGAGATTAAAAGCGATCTATCGAAGAAACTTCAGGAATTTGCTTCATATAGCGATAATTTGGAGGAGGTTTTTGAGAACAGAGAACAAATTGAGATTTCACGTTACTACGAGAAATTACCTAAGCCTAATCTTATTGCTGCTCAAGAATACCTCGAAGGAAAGATTTATTATAGAAATCCTTCAAAGGAAAAAGAAAAATTGCAATAA